The genomic stretch taaacaaatgaaacatTTTGGTCTGACTTATAaggcatacatttattttatttaaactttttcACGTATGACTTGTTTGAATTGTTGTTATGAATTGTTTGAGTCGTGAGAAAGCTTCCCTTAATTATGAATTTGTATATCATAATATCGATCTCTCACTGTGAGATAATGTCATTATTATATGGAAAATGTGAGAAAGATTCTTATAATTATAATACTAAGTTGTAATTGTGAGATGCTGTCTGTATTCTCATGATAGTATATAAACTAATATATTATTAGACACAATCACTCATAGTGAtgatatataaaaacattataatgTAAGATAATAGGTCACCatcatgtgaaaaaaacacttagtgatgaaaataaaaaatgaaggtGGTGGCAATGGGCTTCCatcagcattttattttgtcacaTATTAAGTACTTGACTCTTAAACTATTGAAGATGCATGCGGTTGGCTTGTAATTAAGAACTCTGTCATCTTCTAAATACACACATAGCTGGGatgaaataatataattatcAAAAGCTGGATTTGTCGTAATTATGTTTACATTGACTTACATGACCTACTGTCATGGAAATTCCCTTGAGTGTTACGGCAATTACTGTATATGTATTAGTAAGGAAAATACAGCCAACTAAGTTCTGAAGTGAGGAAAATATCTTTTAGGCTTGAATTGATGAAAACTGACATGACCCACCTTTAGGGATATTACTTTGACTTGGAGCGTACCTATGGGTCACGTAACTCTTACATGACTTCTCACATGACTTCCACACTCATGACAGTTGTTTCACAGCCAATGTCTCTCATCCTGTTGGGGTATTCTGTACTTTTCCACTGTCCCATGCTGATGTGGCCTGTCAATACCAGTTCATCATGTGTTAACAGTAAGGGTAATGATCTAATCAAGTTTACACACATATTGCACAGAACACCATTGACTATCTAATCAGGAAATAGCCGATAgggatgtgtatgtgtttatgccAAGTCAAAAAGACAGTGGAGGAGATAAGGAAGACATGATACAGGAGTTCCTGTTTCACTCTTACTGGAGTAAAGACAGACCTTCCTGCTTTCCTGGGGTTCATGGAGCAAAACCCCCACCCATTCTgaagacacagaggaggaaaTAAATAGGGACTGAACTGTTCAGCATTTGCGCATAACTGGGAGGCACAAGGAGGTGTCAGTTGTGTAGCCCGCATGTAGGCCTGCAcgtgtatttttatacattttaaaatgttgttacTAAAGAAGTGTTGACTTTATTCTATCGTCTCAGTAATTTATTTCAGTCTACTGGTTAAATGATCATCAAAACGAATACGCTTAAGAGGGATGGTTTAGAGTTTAGAGTGTAAGGAAAAAGGAATATGGGGCCTAAGTGCCTGGGGATTCCAGATCTTATTTTATCCCTCTTCAGTTCTCAAATGTTTTGTTGGGCATGAGCTCATGTTGGTGCAGCAGTATTTCTGGGTGCTGTTACAGTCGGTATCCACTAGATGGCAGCTCTGTTTCAGGTATAACACATTCCCCACCATGCCAAAGACATTCAGAAAACCAGATAATTTTCagacacaaatatattttatttgaagCACTTAGTTCTGACTGATATACATTATCCAACAGCTAATTTGTTCCCCCACTCCATATCCCTTGTACAGGAAGCCACGGCCTAACATTGCATTACTTTACTGTCCATCAAAGCAGCAAATCCAAAACTACCAAATCCATacaaaaattcacaaaaatacagatGCCAGCGGGCAAAATATCAAAACCACATCCATTTTTGTTCTCGTCACATTGACTGCCTGGTTGTTGTCAAAAGCCATTTGTTCCAAGAATATATCAGCATTAGCTTTCATACAAAATCCCCActgttgttgcagcagcaaacaaatacTGTCTAAAAGAAGGACATTTAGAGTAAAACTTGTATTAATGTGCACTGATGCAAGAGGAGCATGGTTTCTTAGTGTCATGACAGCAGGATATCTTGTTAGTGGACACAGTGAGGGCCATGACCTGACCATGCTGCAGTACTGTAGTATCTTATTTGACCAGGGAAGAAACCTGCTAGCACTTGAACATGGTTCCCATAAACACAAACaggaaaagaaagataaaaGATGCATCTTTGTGTATTCTGAATGGCTCGCTTTCCCTTAACTTCCCAGAAAGTGCCTGTTAGCAGCAAACATGATGCCCCTCctctaaaaaaacaactattgcTTTAGTTTTTTTACCTCGACTGTCAGTGGGACGTTTTTAATAAGGAACTTAATCcccaaaagaagcaaaagtctTTGTCAgcttgatagttttattttagCCTGACTGAATTGTTATTTATCTTTGGCAAATGTGCTAAATGTAGGAACTGTGACACCCGTGAGTATGCTAAATAGCATATTCTAaatccaaaaaaataaatattgatgTACTTTTAAAAACTTAGATCAGTTCAAATTCcaattaattttcaaaaaacctGAAGcctcttattttttatttctggcAAGATTGTATTTTTCCCTTGAAAACATTGAGCTGAGCAGAATTTGCTTTGACTGAAAAGGTAACGTGAATTACTTTATGGTACAACATGCAGTTTGGATGTTTTACAAAGGGAATATTTGTGTGGCTTGAGACTGATACAGTTGCTCTTTTACTGACTAAAATTTGACCTCACGGGTTTCATTCAAAGCCAGTGGAGACCAGCGTTCGACTTACAGCTAAAAAGGATTCATTGACGATTCAATTACCTGAACGACAGAAAATAATCTTCTACTACTACTTTGATAATCGATTCATAATTTTTCAGGTAAACATGGCACAAACATGGCCGTTTCCAATTTCTCAAATGTGTGGATTTTCTTTAGAATGTATAACAGTAAACCAAACATCTTTCGGTTTTGGACTGTTAGTTGGATAAAACAAGACATCTTCTTGGGGCGTGTGGAATTATAACACTGTGTTTTCATTATTATCTGTCATTTTGTTGACCAAACAATCgaataatcacaaaaataatgaaaataatcattagttgcagccctagtttgaaGAATACTGTATTCCTTCCCAGTCAGTTTCCCATTATAGTATAACTATTAAATAGCCATACAGCAGACCCAACTGTATATTCTCTCTCGTTTGCATAGAACCTGTGTTGCATCATTCTTAAGGCGCACTACGACTGcttccattcttttttttttatacaacttTCAACAAAACACTTGTTTTTGTTATCAGTCAACTAGTTAATATGTTCATAATAATATCTATTCTAACTACAAAAGTGCACCACACCCAACTGAACACAGGAAATACACAAAATAACCTACAGTCACTGTCGTTATGTCATTATCTACGGTCAGATACAAATATTGTTGCATTCATTCCACTCTAAAAAAACTGTTCCTTTTAAGGCTTTACCCTGCAGACACAATTAATTGccatgcaaatacacacattcCATTGCAAGCAGGCAATGACACACTGAGATAGAAAGCTGACATTGAAGAGTATATATAAGGTCTTCTGCTTATTCCAGTTTCATTATGACACATTTATAGTGTTATtctggaccacacacacacacacacacacacacacacacacacacacacacacacacacacacacacacacacacacacactatgtaactttttcaGGCTTTTCAGGCAAAGTGAgaacaaaaggaaaaagaacGCCTTTTGCCTCCAGAGGCGCCCTCAACGTCTCCTCGACAAAGTAGGCGTTCTCCTCCTCCACTACAAACTGAAGAGTCTGGCTTTTGTTCACACAGTAGATGCAGTTCCCGATCACGGCACACCTGAAAGGTAAATGACTTCCAAGCCTCTGTGATGCGCAATCGTGCCACATTTTCACTATGCTGTTGTACTTAAACACGGTGATCCCGTGCTCTCGGTTGACATCAAAGCGGTAAATGAAGCTTTTGAAAGCCACCATGTCGCTGGACTTCTTTCTGCTGTTGTTGAAGGGGCACTCCTGCCACTCGTCTCTCTTGGCGTCGTACTTAAGAAGGCGGTAGAAGAGAGAGCCGCCTGAAACGTAAAGTTCTCCGCTGCAGGTTGTGGCTTCGTGGGCCACTGCGAAGGCTCCCTTGGGTAAGGGGGCCACGGTGGTCCAGCGGTCCATGCGGGGGTCATATTTTTCCACTGTAAACAAACATTCCCCTCCAATGGCGTACAAGTAGCCATCCATGGACACAAGCTTTAGCTGGGCACGAGCTTGGGTCAGAGGTCTGACCTCAGTCCAGCGGTTGGTTATGGGGTTGTAACAGAAGACCTTGTCTGAAACCTTGCCCTTGTCCCCGTAGCCCTTTATCCCCCCAGCCACAAACAGGTAGTTAAACATGGTGCAGATCCCGCACCCTTTAGTGTTTATGTCGTCAGGCATCGCAGTTAAAGGTCTCCAGTCATTTGCTGTTTCGTTAAAGTAATAAATCATATGATTCTCCTCCAAAGACCCAACCGACAATGGGCTCTGTGGTCGGCTGCCACAGCGGCTTGGCGGCCGGCTCCCGACACGATCAAACACATCGTTTATCTCTGCCACCATCAGAGTCTTCCTTCCCTCCATTCTCTTCTTCAGGATCAGATCCCGCTCAGATCCATTCAGGCGCCCGTACACAGAGGGGTCTTTGAGGATCTGCAGGAAGTTGTCGCTCATGAATCCGTAGGCAGTCTCCTTCAGTTCACTAAGTCGCTGCTTTTTGGCGATGGTCAGGATCTCGTAGCAGTTCTCTG from Perca fluviatilis chromosome 20, GENO_Pfluv_1.0, whole genome shotgun sequence encodes the following:
- the LOC120549624 gene encoding kelch repeat and BTB domain-containing protein 11; this translates as MNEGHRQGGGAITVEADVILHAVNPELVTPSDKDGNVCPGYIQGFLQDDQDFSPPAAFEKEYLLDGRLMENNHIDRQKDNGSYISTANRFHLSNDKGAPQQNCASSEIHNGARAKVSYSGDSSVCLPSQAKQETDWSVLKSNLERSDSSREAGNAQSQKEPDLVIEVGGQKINAHKSVLAEKSDYFKARLSRDILKVKGVSYKTLSTLIDYVYTSQMNVCKGNVVDVITGAKILQIPCAVQAAMDCMSEQISAENCYEILTIAKKQRLSELKETAYGFMSDNFLQILKDPSVYGRLNGSERDLILKKRMEGRKTLMVAEINDVFDRVGSRPPSRCGSRPQSPLSVGSLEENHMIYYFNETANDWRPLTAMPDDINTKGCGICTMFNYLFVAGGIKGYGDKGKVSDKVFCYNPITNRWTEVRPLTQARAQLKLVSMDGYLYAIGGECLFTVEKYDPRMDRWTTVAPLPKGAFAVAHEATTCSGELYVSGGSLFYRLLKYDAKRDEWQECPFNNSRKKSSDMVAFKSFIYRFDVNREHGITVFKYNSIVKMWHDCASQRLGSHLPFRCAVIGNCIYCVNKSQTLQFVVEEENAYFVEETLRAPLEAKGVLFPFVLTLPEKPEKVT